The proteins below are encoded in one region of Sulfolobus sp. A20:
- a CDS encoding amidohydrolase → MKVLVKATLSLGSPRPLKNVYIGIEEGRIKVISKEEPEEYEYAEYIIGGENRVVLPGFITTHSFVYLYPFRYRIFSGKLNAFELLSVLSPNDIYYFSLVGAYHLLKSGVTTIVTSGPNLDMIARAISEVGLKPILAVGVNCPDSKENWEKEFTSLYNRWSSREENRVIFRLCSKDNAKEVFEISKQYNIPVLVERFVNLENIDNAVNVIGLGGGARSDLELIKKNGFSLSFTPSYEVSQFPLSQYKPSISLDLTPSFNIKHEVSVSLTRLLLTPEEALSAITVWGYSQLKYNDRGSIENDKVADLVIYEIREPPSFPLDLEAPYETMMFNLDYPETILVNGEAILDGGVPLNVGIKDIKKAEERLTEIENRRRGKEPRSLEKN, encoded by the coding sequence ATGAAAGTTCTAGTAAAGGCTACTCTATCATTAGGTTCACCGAGACCGCTTAAAAACGTTTATATAGGGATTGAGGAGGGAAGAATTAAAGTAATATCTAAAGAAGAACCTGAGGAATATGAGTATGCAGAATATATTATAGGAGGAGAAAATAGGGTTGTTTTGCCCGGTTTCATCACTACACACTCCTTTGTGTATTTATACCCGTTTAGATATAGAATATTTTCTGGTAAACTTAATGCTTTTGAATTGCTTAGTGTCTTATCCCCTAATGACATTTACTATTTTTCGTTAGTTGGTGCATATCATCTTTTAAAATCTGGCGTCACAACTATTGTAACTTCTGGTCCAAATCTAGACATGATAGCTAGAGCAATAAGTGAAGTAGGACTCAAACCAATACTAGCTGTCGGAGTAAATTGTCCAGATTCTAAAGAGAATTGGGAGAAGGAGTTTACATCACTTTATAATAGATGGTCGAGTAGGGAAGAAAATAGGGTTATATTTAGATTATGTAGTAAAGACAATGCAAAGGAGGTATTTGAGATATCAAAACAGTACAACATACCAGTTTTAGTGGAAAGGTTTGTGAATTTGGAAAATATTGATAATGCTGTAAACGTAATAGGATTAGGAGGAGGGGCTAGAAGCGATCTAGAATTAATAAAGAAGAATGGATTTTCATTATCTTTTACCCCATCTTATGAAGTATCCCAGTTCCCATTATCTCAGTATAAGCCTTCAATATCATTAGATCTAACACCATCCTTTAATATAAAGCACGAAGTTTCGGTAAGTTTAACTAGGCTTTTGTTAACACCTGAGGAAGCCCTTAGTGCTATTACTGTCTGGGGTTACAGCCAATTGAAGTATAATGATAGAGGCTCGATAGAGAATGATAAAGTTGCTGATTTAGTAATATATGAGATCAGAGAACCCCCGTCTTTTCCTCTTGATCTAGAAGCACCTTACGAAACAATGATGTTTAACCTAGATTATCCAGAGACTATACTAGTTAATGGAGAAGCCATATTAGATGGAGGAGTTCCGTTAAATGTGGGAATTAAAGATATTAAAAAAGCTGAGGAGAGGTTAACTGAAATTGAAAACAGAAGAAGGGGAAAAGAACCAAGAAGTTTGGAAAAGAATTGA
- the taw21 gene encoding tRNA 4-demethylwyosine(37)-methyltransferase Taw21, with amino-acid sequence MKTEEGEKNQEVWKRIEIIGDIAVIGIPFGKKPMELIEFAEEILKKFPYIKSVWGRYRDVSGTYRLSSYAHIAGEKRSETIYKEHGCKYYLDFTKVFFSAKLSFEHLRVARQVKEGEVIINMFSGFGPFSILSASLGKPRIVYSIDINPYAYYYMMANIELNKTYAVIPIYGDAFKRINDLEEADRIIIPLPELADKAYQVALEKIRKGGIIHLYAEVEVSKGEDPVGIAKEKYGAYFARIVRSVNPHKYHVALDIKVN; translated from the coding sequence TTGAAAACAGAAGAAGGGGAAAAGAACCAAGAAGTTTGGAAAAGAATTGAGATCATAGGTGATATTGCAGTAATAGGAATACCTTTTGGAAAGAAACCAATGGAACTAATAGAATTTGCTGAAGAAATTCTTAAAAAATTTCCTTATATAAAATCGGTTTGGGGTAGGTATAGAGATGTCTCTGGTACATATAGACTTTCGTCTTATGCTCATATAGCAGGGGAGAAGAGAAGTGAAACTATCTACAAAGAACATGGATGTAAATATTACTTAGACTTCACAAAGGTCTTCTTTTCAGCCAAGCTCTCATTTGAACACTTGAGAGTGGCTAGGCAAGTGAAAGAGGGGGAGGTAATAATAAATATGTTCTCGGGCTTTGGACCTTTTTCAATCCTATCTGCAAGTCTTGGAAAACCTAGAATTGTATACTCTATAGATATAAATCCTTATGCTTATTATTATATGATGGCAAATATCGAACTAAACAAAACTTACGCGGTTATTCCAATTTATGGAGATGCTTTTAAAAGAATAAATGATCTAGAGGAAGCTGACAGAATCATTATCCCTCTTCCAGAGTTAGCTGACAAGGCTTATCAAGTAGCTTTAGAAAAGATAAGAAAAGGTGGAATAATTCACTTGTACGCAGAAGTGGAAGTAAGTAAAGGAGAAGATCCAGTAGGAATTGCTAAAGAGAAGTATGGAGCATATTTCGCCCGAATTGTAAGGAGTGTTAATCCTCACAAGTACCATGTGGCATTGGATATAAAGGTGAATTAA
- a CDS encoding 50S ribosomal protein L13e codes for MTERAEVPTPKIKRPNFTFEYKNDRKVYRVGKGFSVGEIVKAGLTIEKARKLGIYVDIRRKSVHEENIQMLKKFIENKTQQKDNKT; via the coding sequence ATGACTGAAAGGGCTGAAGTTCCCACCCCAAAAATAAAAAGGCCTAACTTTACTTTCGAGTATAAAAATGATAGGAAGGTATATAGGGTAGGAAAAGGCTTTAGTGTAGGTGAAATAGTTAAAGCGGGATTAACTATTGAGAAAGCTAGAAAATTGGGTATCTATGTGGATATTAGGAGAAAGTCCGTACATGAAGAAAATATTCAAATGCTCAAGAAATTTATAGAAAATAAGACGCAACAAAAGGACAATAAAACCTAG
- a CDS encoding alcohol dehydrogenase catalytic domain-containing protein, which translates to MKAALFKEYGIPLNIENVAEPKDGIILRVLGTGLCHGDVHLIFGDWKYDIKINTPRILGHEIIGEVVSGNTKSLERGDMVLVYNAVGCMNCKYCKIGHYQYCENVNIIGLHLDGGYAEYVKVPSERNLLKVEGNPIELAPLADAGITAYNSVKGISEDDNVLLVGTSYVSLLALQILKNRRTKVAVVGRNLSKLSKFKEIGADEIIPLKSNSVGQAVGEISSLYKFDYIIDYVGNNTTLTDLPWLLRNEGELRIVGEFGGVLNIPEQLLVLRGIKVKGILYGTYDDLLGVYELYSKKVIKTFPIPYSLNEINQAINDVANGKIFGRAIIIP; encoded by the coding sequence ATGAAAGCAGCTTTGTTTAAAGAATACGGAATTCCATTAAATATAGAAAACGTAGCGGAGCCTAAAGATGGAATAATACTGCGAGTTTTAGGAACTGGATTATGTCATGGGGATGTTCACCTAATCTTTGGAGATTGGAAGTACGATATTAAAATTAACACTCCTAGAATTTTAGGACATGAAATAATCGGGGAAGTGGTAAGTGGAAATACAAAATCTCTTGAAAGAGGTGATATGGTACTAGTATATAATGCAGTAGGTTGCATGAATTGTAAATATTGTAAAATTGGACATTACCAATATTGTGAAAATGTAAACATAATAGGACTTCACTTAGATGGGGGATATGCTGAATATGTTAAAGTGCCTAGTGAGAGGAATCTATTAAAAGTTGAAGGAAATCCTATTGAGCTAGCTCCTTTAGCTGACGCAGGAATAACGGCTTATAACTCAGTAAAGGGGATAAGTGAAGACGATAATGTATTACTTGTTGGAACGAGCTACGTATCACTTTTAGCGTTACAAATCTTGAAAAATAGGAGAACAAAGGTTGCAGTAGTTGGAAGAAATTTAAGCAAACTGAGTAAATTTAAAGAGATAGGAGCTGATGAGATAATTCCTTTGAAATCCAATTCTGTCGGACAAGCTGTGGGTGAGATTTCCTCTTTATATAAGTTTGACTACATAATAGATTACGTAGGAAACAATACTACACTCACCGATTTGCCATGGTTGTTAAGGAACGAGGGAGAATTAAGGATAGTTGGCGAATTTGGAGGGGTTCTAAATATTCCGGAACAACTCCTAGTTTTAAGGGGGATTAAAGTGAAAGGAATATTATATGGAACTTATGATGATTTATTAGGAGTATATGAGTTATATAGCAAAAAAGTAATCAAAACTTTTCCAATACCTTATTCATTAAATGAAATAAATCAAGCTATTAACGATGTAGCTAATGGAAAAATTTTTGGCAGAGCTATAATAATTCCCTAG
- a CDS encoding glutamine synthetase family protein, translating to MYKENVLDVLKSGKIDYVRVEIVDLLGNTRGRSLRRAEFEDMINSNRGVNYPESLVLMDYMDRPIKSKYEDVTAIPDLNTFIIVPYLERTGRVLSFITNPDNSQYAFCSRTILSRAITKLEEIGYSLEISFEPTFYLLDKDFNPADYAKAFSLEGLLEQQDFLKALIKYLEEADIKVETINKHYGPGQYEIKLSQKSLMEAADALIASREIIRDTARFYNLLVTFMPKPFKEYPSSSMDIKISIKSKDGNDLMYDSNDPRGIGLSKVAYNFFAGILEHLASILAFAAPTVNSYKRFKELVTPNIMGIGTERHYIVRIPNSYRDSHYIEFRLADPLSNPYLLLASMIYAGIDGIERNLTPNLNEYYGNLPQTLKESLQKLDSDNYMKYNLGQELINTYINLKNIEIEEYESQITKWEREYYLKAGW from the coding sequence GTGTACAAGGAGAATGTACTCGACGTATTAAAATCTGGTAAGATAGATTATGTCAGAGTTGAGATTGTTGACCTCTTAGGAAATACTAGAGGTAGATCTTTAAGAAGAGCAGAATTTGAAGATATGATAAATAGTAATAGAGGAGTAAATTACCCTGAATCTCTTGTACTAATGGATTACATGGATAGACCAATCAAAAGCAAATACGAAGACGTCACTGCGATACCAGACCTTAACACGTTTATTATAGTACCTTATTTAGAGAGGACTGGTAGGGTCTTATCGTTTATTACAAATCCAGATAATTCTCAATACGCATTTTGTAGCAGAACAATCCTTAGTAGGGCTATAACCAAATTGGAAGAGATTGGGTATTCATTAGAAATCTCTTTTGAACCAACATTTTACTTGCTTGACAAAGATTTTAACCCTGCAGATTATGCTAAGGCATTCTCGTTGGAAGGTTTGCTAGAACAACAAGATTTTCTAAAAGCCCTTATAAAGTATTTGGAGGAGGCTGATATAAAAGTAGAGACCATAAACAAACACTATGGTCCGGGACAATATGAGATAAAACTGTCACAGAAGTCTTTAATGGAGGCGGCTGATGCTCTTATAGCAAGCAGAGAAATTATTAGAGATACGGCTAGGTTCTATAATTTATTAGTTACATTCATGCCTAAGCCATTCAAAGAATACCCTAGCAGTAGTATGGATATAAAGATTAGCATAAAATCAAAGGATGGAAATGATCTTATGTACGATTCTAACGATCCAAGGGGAATAGGCCTAAGTAAGGTGGCTTATAATTTCTTTGCTGGAATATTAGAACATCTAGCTTCTATATTGGCATTTGCTGCACCTACGGTTAATTCGTATAAGAGATTTAAGGAACTTGTGACTCCAAACATTATGGGCATAGGAACGGAGAGACATTATATTGTAAGAATACCTAACTCTTATAGGGATTCACATTACATTGAATTTAGATTGGCTGATCCTCTATCTAATCCTTATTTATTATTAGCCTCTATGATTTATGCCGGAATTGATGGAATCGAGAGAAATCTAACTCCTAACTTGAATGAGTATTACGGAAATTTGCCACAAACACTTAAAGAGTCCTTACAGAAGCTCGATAGTGATAACTATATGAAATATAATTTAGGGCAGGAATTAATAAATACATATATTAATTTAAAGAACATTGAAATTGAGGAATACGAGTCACAGATAACTAAGTGGGAGAGGGAGTATTATCTAAAAGCCGGATGGTAA
- the rtcA gene encoding RNA 3'-terminal phosphate cyclase translates to MIEINGSFGEGGGQILRTSLSLSVITGKPFRIFNIRANRPNPGLQHQHLWAVRLMKIISNAETKGDEVGSKELVFSPRELKGGGNITIDIKTAGSITLLLQTAIPAIVNKNIKLRVLGGTDVPKSPTIDYIRLVYKRVLEKIGINFSLDLIRRGHYPEGGGEVILSEVKGNPHDFSLTKLGKVEKVEGISHVSSLPSHIAERQMNSAKSILTKALPNVPIDISLDVRQGERSKGSGITLALIGENSVIGADSLGERGKRAETVGEEASNTLLNDFKTSSAVDRYMSDMLMIYACLFRGEFVGAELTSHALTNIEVIRKFLEVKVEIKGKSPFYFECKPI, encoded by the coding sequence ATGATTGAAATTAATGGATCATTTGGTGAGGGAGGTGGACAAATACTAAGGACTTCCTTGTCTCTCTCAGTCATAACTGGTAAACCATTTAGAATTTTTAACATTAGAGCTAATAGACCTAACCCCGGTTTACAGCATCAGCATTTGTGGGCTGTAAGGCTAATGAAAATAATATCTAATGCTGAAACTAAGGGTGACGAGGTAGGATCCAAAGAATTAGTATTCTCACCTAGAGAATTAAAGGGAGGCGGAAATATAACTATCGACATTAAAACAGCTGGAAGCATAACGCTGTTATTACAGACTGCGATACCTGCAATAGTTAATAAGAATATTAAATTAAGAGTGCTAGGTGGTACCGATGTACCTAAATCACCTACAATCGATTACATTAGACTAGTTTATAAAAGAGTATTGGAGAAAATAGGGATAAACTTTAGTTTGGACTTAATTAGAAGAGGCCATTATCCAGAAGGTGGTGGAGAAGTCATATTAAGTGAAGTTAAAGGTAATCCTCATGATTTTTCATTAACTAAACTAGGAAAGGTAGAGAAGGTTGAAGGTATTTCACACGTCTCTTCATTGCCATCTCATATAGCGGAGAGACAGATGAATTCAGCTAAGAGTATCTTAACTAAAGCATTACCTAACGTTCCCATAGATATTAGCCTCGATGTGCGTCAAGGTGAAAGGAGTAAGGGCAGCGGGATTACCTTAGCTTTGATCGGAGAAAATAGTGTAATTGGAGCAGACTCATTAGGGGAGAGAGGAAAAAGAGCAGAAACAGTTGGAGAGGAAGCATCTAATACTTTGCTTAACGATTTTAAAACCAGCTCAGCTGTGGATAGGTATATGAGTGACATGTTGATGATCTATGCTTGCCTTTTTAGGGGAGAATTCGTAGGTGCTGAATTAACCAGCCATGCCTTAACTAATATAGAAGTAATAAGAAAGTTTTTAGAAGTTAAAGTTGAGATCAAAGGAAAGAGCCCGTTCTATTTTGAATGTAAACCCATATGA
- a CDS encoding aldehyde dehydrogenase family protein, producing the protein MVFVNEKTYQRYVEEGKEDEFHREFERALDRVKEELGKEYPLLIGEKEVKVNDKFEVRSPFDTSILVGKFQKAGVNEIKDSVEVAKKAFEEWQYVDWHERVELSYKAAELMKRQKFELAAIITYENGKNRFESVAEVDEAIDYFMYYAYLLEENKGYVRPMESRIYKNEIAYSVMKPYGVWAIISPFNFPLAITTTMTISAVITGNTAIIKPSSDTPLSGFKLVEIMRRAGFPKNTVNYVTTSGELFGKEIIENLGIAGFAFTGSREVGHRLLKDFISKNPRPAVLELGGKNATIITKKADLNKSVEGTLRGAFGFGGQKCSATSRIFVEEPIYDNFVKAFVDKVKSIVIGDPRDRRTFLGPLINRQAIEKYRKYIEEVRKSNGKILVGGNVKDDQRGYFVEPTVVVEVPYNHWLWYTELFVPIVLIGKVKSLEEAIRLANNVDYGLTAGIFSEDKKEIEFFFSHIQAGVVYANRIAGSTTGAMPGVQPFGGWKHSGWTGKNAGGPYYLLSFLREQAITEYV; encoded by the coding sequence ATGGTATTTGTTAATGAAAAAACGTATCAGCGATATGTTGAAGAGGGTAAAGAAGACGAATTTCATAGAGAATTCGAAAGAGCATTAGATAGAGTTAAGGAAGAATTAGGTAAGGAATACCCACTTCTTATAGGGGAGAAAGAAGTAAAGGTGAATGACAAGTTTGAGGTCAGATCCCCTTTTGATACATCAATATTAGTAGGCAAATTCCAGAAAGCTGGTGTTAATGAAATTAAGGATTCAGTAGAAGTGGCTAAGAAAGCGTTTGAAGAATGGCAATATGTTGATTGGCATGAAAGGGTAGAATTAAGTTACAAGGCTGCTGAATTGATGAAAAGACAAAAGTTTGAGTTAGCTGCAATAATCACTTATGAAAATGGGAAAAATAGGTTTGAAAGCGTTGCTGAAGTGGACGAGGCAATAGATTACTTTATGTATTACGCGTATCTTTTAGAGGAGAATAAAGGTTATGTAAGACCAATGGAGTCTAGGATATACAAGAATGAGATTGCATATAGCGTAATGAAACCTTATGGAGTATGGGCAATTATTTCACCATTTAACTTTCCGTTGGCAATAACTACTACAATGACTATTAGCGCCGTGATTACCGGTAATACCGCTATTATAAAACCGTCTTCAGATACTCCACTATCTGGATTTAAGTTGGTCGAGATAATGAGGAGGGCTGGTTTCCCAAAAAATACTGTTAATTATGTTACTACATCGGGAGAATTATTTGGAAAAGAAATAATAGAGAACCTAGGTATTGCTGGTTTCGCCTTCACTGGATCTAGAGAAGTAGGGCATAGGTTATTAAAGGACTTTATTAGTAAAAATCCAAGACCAGCTGTACTAGAATTAGGCGGTAAGAATGCTACTATTATTACTAAAAAGGCTGATCTCAATAAGTCAGTAGAGGGTACACTAAGAGGAGCATTTGGCTTTGGAGGACAAAAGTGTAGTGCTACATCTAGGATATTTGTAGAAGAGCCAATCTACGATAACTTCGTAAAAGCGTTCGTAGATAAGGTGAAGTCTATTGTAATTGGTGATCCTAGGGATAGAAGAACATTCTTAGGACCCTTAATCAATAGACAAGCGATTGAAAAGTATAGAAAATATATTGAAGAAGTAAGGAAAAGCAATGGAAAGATCCTAGTAGGCGGGAATGTCAAAGATGATCAAAGAGGATATTTTGTAGAGCCGACTGTTGTTGTAGAGGTACCATATAATCATTGGTTATGGTACACTGAATTATTTGTGCCAATAGTTTTAATAGGCAAGGTAAAGTCGCTGGAGGAGGCGATAAGACTGGCAAATAATGTAGATTATGGATTAACAGCTGGTATTTTCTCAGAAGATAAGAAAGAAATTGAGTTCTTCTTTAGTCATATACAAGCTGGTGTAGTTTACGCTAATAGAATTGCCGGGTCAACAACAGGTGCTATGCCGGGCGTACAACCCTTTGGCGGATGGAAACATTCTGGTTGGACTGGCAAGAATGCTGGAGGTCCCTATTATCTACTCTCCTTCTTAAGGGAGCAAGCTATAACTGAATACGTTTAA
- a CDS encoding DNA polymerase IV (Dpo4; involved in translesion DNA polymerization; belongs to Y family of polymerases; does not contain proofreading function): protein MIILFVDFDYFYAQVEEVLNPSIKGKPVVVCVFSGRSETSGAVATANYEARKYGVKAGMPIIKAKEILPNAIYLPMRKELYQQVSNRIMNILRSYSSKIEVASIDEAYLDITDMVKDYEEAYKLGLEIKGRILKQEKITVTVGISKNKVFAKIAADMSKPNGIKVINDEEVKRLIKELDIDEYPGIGRVTAERLKALGIRKLIDILNFDFEIIKKQVGEAKATYLFSIARDEYSEPIKEKVIKSVGKMVTLKRNTRDIEEIKPFLYRTVDEAYLRLNGMMPKTLHLVAVMEDLEIITREKTFPYGVSKERAYKESLKLLEKLLEDDDRRIRRIGVRLSKFIKSATLDEFF from the coding sequence ATGATTATACTCTTCGTGGACTTCGATTACTTTTATGCTCAAGTTGAGGAAGTATTAAATCCCTCAATAAAGGGAAAACCAGTAGTAGTATGTGTTTTTTCTGGCAGAAGTGAGACTAGTGGCGCCGTAGCTACTGCAAACTACGAGGCGAGAAAATATGGAGTAAAGGCTGGAATGCCAATAATTAAAGCTAAAGAGATTTTACCAAATGCGATTTATTTACCAATGAGAAAGGAATTGTATCAGCAAGTCTCAAATAGGATTATGAATATTTTAAGAAGCTATTCAAGTAAAATTGAGGTAGCCAGTATAGATGAAGCTTACTTAGATATAACTGATATGGTAAAAGATTATGAGGAAGCATATAAATTAGGTTTAGAAATAAAGGGAAGAATTCTGAAACAGGAAAAAATAACTGTTACAGTAGGAATATCCAAAAATAAAGTTTTTGCGAAAATAGCAGCTGATATGTCGAAACCAAACGGCATCAAGGTTATCAATGATGAAGAAGTAAAAAGATTAATCAAAGAACTAGATATAGATGAATATCCTGGGATAGGTAGAGTAACTGCGGAGAGATTAAAAGCTTTAGGTATTAGAAAATTGATTGATATATTGAATTTTGATTTCGAGATTATTAAGAAGCAAGTGGGGGAAGCAAAGGCTACCTATTTATTTTCTATAGCGAGAGATGAATATTCTGAGCCAATTAAGGAAAAAGTTATCAAAAGCGTGGGAAAGATGGTCACTCTAAAAAGAAATACTAGGGACATAGAGGAAATAAAACCATTTTTGTATAGAACAGTTGATGAAGCCTATCTCAGATTAAACGGAATGATGCCTAAGACCCTTCACCTAGTTGCGGTAATGGAGGACTTAGAGATAATCACCAGGGAGAAAACATTCCCTTATGGAGTAAGTAAGGAAAGAGCCTATAAAGAGTCACTAAAGTTGCTTGAAAAACTCTTAGAGGACGATGATAGAAGAATAAGGAGAATTGGAGTTAGGTTAAGTAAGTTCATAAAATCAGCTACCCTGGATGAATTCTTTTGA